In Piliocolobus tephrosceles isolate RC106 chromosome 6, ASM277652v3, whole genome shotgun sequence, the following are encoded in one genomic region:
- the RPP25 gene encoding ribonuclease P protein subunit p25, translating into MENFRKVRSEEAPAGGGAEEGGPGSGPFADLAPGAVHMRVKEGSKIRNLMAFATASMAQPATRAIVFSGCGRATTKTVTCAEILKRRLAGLHQVTRLRYRSVREVWQSLPPGPTQGQTPGEPVASLSVLKNVPSLAILLSKDALDPRQPGYQPPNPDPGPSSPPAAPTSKRSLGEPAAGEGSAKRSQPEPGAADEDRTA; encoded by the coding sequence ATGGAGAACTTCCGTAAGGTGCGCTCCGAGGAGGCGCCAGCGGGGGGCGGGGCCGAGGAGGGCGGCCCGGGCTCTGGCCCCTTCGCAGACCTGGCGCCGGGCGCGGTGCACATGCGGGTCAAGGAAGGCAGCAAGATCCGGAACCTGATGGCCTTCGCCACCGCCAGCATGGCGCAGCCAGCCACGCGCGCCATCGTCTTCAGCGGCTGCGGCCGGGCCACCACCAAAACCGTCACGTGCGCGGAGATCCTCAAGCGCCGCCTGGCGGGCCTGCACCAGGTCACGCGGCTGCGCTACCGGAGCGTGCGCGAGGTGTGGCAGAGCCTCCCGCCTGGGCCCACGCAGGGTCAGACCCCTGGCGAGCCGGTCGCTAGTCTCAGCGTACTTAAGAACGTGCCCAGCCTCGCCATCCTACTTTCCAAGGACGCACTGGATCCGCGACAGCCCGGCTACCAGCCCCCGAATCCCGATCCTGGTCCGTCGTCCCCGCCAGCCGCGCCAACGTCCAAGAGGAGCCTAGGGGAACCCGCAGCTGGAGAAGGCTCCGCGAAGCGATCGCAACCCGAGCCAGGGGCTGCGGACGAGGATCGGACGGCCTAG